A single Candidatus Binataceae bacterium DNA region contains:
- the secF gene encoding protein translocase subunit SecF yields MSFQIIRPDIDLDFVGKRYFFVALSTIINLAAIVLLITVGLNYGVDFVGGSVVQLQFKSATDGGHIRSALEPMGLGEVTVQDFGATERHQYLVRFETVKNVGSLGKKLEEQLDKSYGPGAAQVLRVESVGAKVGRDLRRNGFMAVIFATIFMGIFIAWQFRGVSWSFGAGAVIALTHDVLVVVGALVISRLEFDLTTLAALLTVIGYSVHDTIIVSDRIREDASKRRREPIAAIMNRAINETLSRTILTSGTAIAVLIALLTLGGPILRPSAFTLLVGFITGTYSSIYIAGPVVLFWEGKGGSGRGRGAVTRAA; encoded by the coding sequence GATAATTCGCCCCGACATTGATCTCGATTTCGTCGGCAAGCGCTACTTCTTCGTCGCGCTCTCGACCATCATCAACCTCGCCGCCATTGTTCTGCTGATAACCGTCGGGCTCAACTACGGCGTCGACTTTGTCGGCGGCAGCGTGGTCCAGTTGCAATTCAAGAGCGCGACCGACGGCGGACATATTCGCAGCGCCCTCGAGCCGATGGGACTTGGCGAAGTGACGGTGCAGGACTTCGGCGCCACCGAGCGCCATCAGTACCTGGTCCGTTTCGAGACCGTGAAAAACGTCGGCAGCCTCGGCAAGAAGCTCGAAGAGCAGCTCGACAAATCGTACGGGCCAGGCGCCGCGCAGGTGCTGCGGGTCGAATCGGTAGGCGCCAAGGTCGGCCGCGACCTGCGCCGCAACGGCTTCATGGCGGTGATCTTCGCGACCATCTTCATGGGCATCTTCATCGCCTGGCAGTTCCGCGGCGTGAGCTGGAGCTTCGGCGCCGGCGCGGTTATCGCGCTGACGCATGACGTGCTGGTGGTGGTCGGCGCGCTGGTCATCTCGCGTCTGGAATTCGATCTCACGACGCTCGCCGCGCTGCTGACGGTAATCGGCTACTCGGTCCACGACACCATCATCGTGTCGGATCGGATTCGCGAGGATGCAAGCAAGCGCCGGCGCGAGCCGATCGCGGCAATCATGAACCGCGCGATCAACGAGACGCTCTCGCGTACCATCCTGACCTCGGGCACCGCGATCGCCGTGCTGATCGCGCTGCTCACACTCGGCGGTCCGATCCTGCGCCCCTCGGCCTTCACCCTGCTGGTCGGTTTCATCACCGGGACCTACTCGTCGATCTACATCGCCGGCCCCGTGGTGCTGTTCTGGGAGGGCAAGGGCGGCAGCGGCAGGGGCCGCGGCGCGGTCACGCGCGCGGCGTAA